A genomic stretch from Vicugna pacos unplaced genomic scaffold, VicPac4 scaffold_204, whole genome shotgun sequence includes:
- the LOC140695442 gene encoding synaptonemal complex protein 3-like → MAPAERKRLGRAAKAPVEAQGMAACDFGRQERREPRGSEGVPEGNNRVIDDYGEISSSPGTFEEDVGNELQNMLESFEGDIKKVLHAKRKRFLMNTNASVKTIKQKIEHVWKSQEEQRQKLYREYSQQFLTLFLEWNMGVQKTKEEEEKLANLFREQQKIFQQARIVQSQRLKKIKNVYGQLLKSMEELEKDHEHLLTDEQSKIRQEMAKLQNKILLEAQQQELAMVRKSLQSLLF, encoded by the exons ATGGCGCCGGCTGAGAGGAAGCGCCTGGGGAGGGCTGCGAAGGCCCCGGTGGAGGCTCAGGGTATGGCAGCCTGTGACTTCGGGAGACAAGAGAGAAGAGAGCCGCGTGGGTCAGAGGGTGTTCCGGAAG GAAACAACCGAGTCATTGATGACTATGGGGAAATAAGTTCTTCTCCAGGGACATTTGAGGAAGATGTGGG GAATGAATTACAGAATATGTTGGAAAGTTTTGAAG GTGACATTAAAAAGGTTCTTcatgcaaagagaaaaagattcTTAATGAATACCAATGCTTCTGTCAAAACCATTAAGCAGAAAATTGAGCATGTTTGGAAAAGCCAGGAAGAACAAAG GCAGAAGCTTTATCGCGAATATTCTCAGCAGTTTTTGACTTTGTTTCTGGAGTGGAACATGGGTGTGCAGAAAAccaaagaagaagaggaaaaactaGCT AACTTGTTTCGTGAGCAACAAAAGATTTTTCAACAAGCTAGAATTGTTCAGAGccagagactgaaaaaaattaaaaatgtgtatgGCCAGCTCTTAAAG AGTATGGAGGAGTTAGAGAAGGATCATGAACATCTTCTTACTGATGAGCAAAGCAAAATTAGACAAGAAATGGCCAAGCTGCAAAACAAAATTTTGCTGGAAGCT CAGCAGCAAGAGCTGGCAATGGTTCGGAAGTCTCTTCAATCCCTGTTATTCTGA